The following nucleotide sequence is from Calonectris borealis chromosome 5, bCalBor7.hap1.2, whole genome shotgun sequence.
AGAATTAATCAGATTGCTCAATGACTACTGAAAGGTTTTAAGGAACTGTGGTGTTAAGACCCTATAGTCTAAGAACCTATACAGACTAGAAAACCCGTAATCTTTAACACACTGATTCTGAAACTTAACCTATAGAATTTAGATATTAAGGGAAGTTCATGCACAGATCTCAGGGTTATGGTTTAAACTCTCATTTATTTATCCTTGCTTCAGTTTGGTTAGCTTAATGACCTTTCCTGACTACTGCATTTTAAGCATTCCTGGTTATGGCATACTTGGGCCACAGATGATGGTCACTCAGAGGAGACTATCGGGAGGTGCTACAGCAGTACAACGCCATACACATGCAAAAAGTACATTCCTACAGTGTAGGCTAGGAGTTTTTCATCATCTACTATCTGCAGCCATCATGTGGAATAGCCGTAATACTATGTTCAACAGCTGAGACCAATACCCCTTGCATTGGCTGGAAAAAGAATACTAACCTTCCCTTCAAAAGTAACATTGTATAGCAGAGCAAGATCTTCAGATGCCTTTACCTATTTTTTCACAGGTATTTATATAACCTGGCTGCACTGGTAATTTTGGTCCGTATTTTGTTCATAAAGGAGCTAACTGAAGCAAGTAAGCACTGCTAAAAATAGCAAACACAACAGAGCCCATTTCATGGTTTGGACTTCTGTTGATAAACTGTATTAATATTCTCAGTAACACATGCTGTTATTGCAGAAATACTTGCTTATTCAAATTCCTAACTTGGAACATAAAAGAATTATTAGGCAATAAAAGTGTGTAAACACAAACTATAGgtaaagtattaaaaatacatgaagaaagaGTAGGCAATGTGAGcaccatttaaagaaaaaaacccaatgaacaGTGCTTAAATCAAGCTAGAAATTTAAGTCTTTATAGCCATAATCACTTCTTACAAAGAAGCACATTTGAGAAAGTGGAAGTTTATCTAGTTAAAAAAAGGCTATCAAATTTGAGCAatgtaaaaagatttaaaaaggcTAACAAGGTACTGCAAAGCTATTAATGAGCTTCAGAGGGCAAGTTTAGCCCATCATATATAAAAGGTGCATAAACCTTCTGCATAAGCTAGAATGTATGAAGGAGAGCATGCAGATTTTTCGTAATACAAATTTAAGAAAGAGGCAGAATTCAAGTGTGTTTCTTTCCTATGTGGTACTAATGAAGTGGGCTGAAAGCAGCAGGTGACTTTCAGTGTTAAGTACTGGGATTTAAGTTGACATTTTTCATGAGGAGCTTCCCAGGCCCTCTGGACATTTCCttcaattccccccccccccaaaggaaaAACTGTAAACAGTGCATTTTGTTAAACTCTTGTATTTTCAGTGAACTGTGGCTGCCTCTGAACAATCTTTCTGATACTCTCCTCAGGGTACACTTAAAAGGtttgaaaaaaattctacaaTAAAATAACCCTCAGACATATTACAAAGAAAGCACAGCAATTTTGATCTTTCCAGGACAAATGACCTCTCCACCATTAGCTAGCTACCTGGTGGTAGAAATAATTGGTTGCTACCACTGAAACACTTGAAAGCACAAGTGATGTATACAATTATTTCTGCCAGCACCAGCTGAATAGATTTTGCTACAGCAATTTCAACAAGACCCTTGTAGTCTTCATAAAAACGAAGGACAAATAGAAGTGAAAAAACTGTGTAAATACCATGTGAATAGAATtagcaggaaaacaaaccaaaacaaaagaggGAGTATCAACACTACAATTCAAATCCAAAAATTAGAGGATTACAAGATAAGGTTTCTCAAGGAATCTCTACCAACTGTCTATACACATGCCTAACATGTGGGGGACCCTTACAAAGCTACAGGTagaagtattatttttatgaaagGACCATCTGGATCCTTTAATCACATACCCAGTAACAACGCCATGGTTCAATTCTCATCACTTTTGGTACATATGATGACGGATGCTGCACTTATTCCACTATAAGCCTGTCTTCTAGTAGCTGCTCCACCTCTCATCTGAGCTCCTCCTCTTTGTAAGAGATAACGTTTAGCACTGCAAAAATACAACCTCATTAGGAGGCTTAATCCTGATCTCCAATTTCTTTAGGTACTCTTTCCTCTCAGGGTGTTCTATGACCACAGTCAAAAAATTAAGTCTTTATTAATACAGCTTATACATTCCCCATCTGTCAAGCTGAAGCCATCTGAACCACATCTATGAATGGTTGAGAAAACAAACTGGTGGAAAAAGAAACACTCCTCCCCAACCCCCAAAATTAGTTCAAACTCTTACTCTGTTCTGATCCCAGGAACGGGAAGTATTACTTCAAGTATTTAACTGGGTTCTCCTTGCATCTGCATGGTAAACAGCAGTCCTGTGCCCTACACACCAGACTATGAGCTTGGGTGTCCTATTCTCCGTTCTGAAACACAAAGGGAAATGGTACACCTGTGTGTACCAGACAGCAAGAAGATCCTTAAAGAATCCAGAGAACTTCTGAGGAGAATATTCtaatatttcaaacagaaaatattcctttaaaaacctttttactttttttacttgcTCTGTTTTCAAATGAGTTTCACCACCTTTTATATTACTTTTTGATGTTTGTATTCAGCTTTAAAGAATCAGTTCAAAATCCAGCTTTGGTTGAAAAATGCcatgaaaggttttctttctgttataTATTCACTACCATTTGCCCTTGACTGAATGACagtctttaattaatttttattcctaTCAGCCATGCAGAACCAAATACATAATAAAACTAAGCTCAACTGTAATCTGTTTTTGTGCATCATCAATAAAAGAGCTAACTAGCTAAGTTCCACTTGCACAGAAAATGATATTGTCATTAGATCTTCATAACCTTATTGGAAACAAAGTATTACATGAGGGTCACTGCCAGCATAATTTTAAGGAATAACCTTGTAATTTCAAAAGTAGACAAGTTTTCCTGAAGAATCAATATTTATTGTGACAGAGATCCATAATCCTTTATAGAttttgaaacaacagaaaaaaaaaaaaccaacacctatTTGTGACCTCAAGAAGCTTTCACTAGCTTAACCTGAAAATAAGACTAAAACTCAGTATTATTCCTACAGACAATTTTGTGACTAAAAGCTCCCTGAATGTTCTATTATTTTATGGTCTGAATCACCAGATTTTACACACAGTACCAAGTTCAAAACAGTCATTAAGATCTAAGGTCCTGTCTTTACAGACACTGAAATGATGAATGCAGTAAGATTTTTGAAATCCTATTTTTTTCACAATTGATACTGCTTGCTTTTTGGCACTTACAGTGtaataatgtgttttgtatttagtcaGTCCATTGGCAGACTATCACACAGAATGAAGCCTACACTAATAGTGGGGGGAAAGGTGGATTGCTTGGTGGCTAGATTATACCATTTAGGGAAGAGCCTTAAATGGGTGCCCAGTTTTTATGTAGTGACTAAGGAAAAGACAGATGAGCTTGATCTCTTGAATGGTATAGCAATCTTACCCAGCTGGAGAGAAACATGGgatcactgctttttcttcactcACATGGGTAATAGGCAAATACGTAAGTCTGTGCTCTCCCAAAAGCTGTAACTACAGTTATGACATACAGACATATGAGTCATGAAAGGGCCAGACATCGTCATTTGCTCTCTTATAATCATTTGTCCACATATGCTAGCACTAATGCTAATGTTACAATGACCTAGAAGAGAACGTCTATAAAATATCACGAAAATATTTTTCgtctacaattttttttaaagttttttttttcaaatcttaatATTTGGGTCAAATCTGCCATGACAACAATCCTTAaaatttcttcagtctttttcatGTCCTTACATTACCTTGGGGGCCTTTCTCCGAATTTTTCTCCTGTCAGTCATGTATAGCTTCAAGTATCTTACTAAATGAAACACTGCCAGAAAAATTCCCAGGACATGGGAATCCGCTGATTCATAGTATTAAGCTTGTGCAATAGTTGTCAATACACTTTTGGATATGTCAAATAACAACACTCTCCCTCCAGTCCCAATAATTCCTGGATATGGTAGGGAAGTTAGCATGGGCAAGAAACAACTCCTGAGATGCAGTGTCTATGTGCTGTTTTGGAGTGTACAGCATGCACAGAAGTTGTTGCAGGCAAGCTGGCCTCAGTGCCAGTTACCTGTTCAGCAACTAGCCTTTAGAGCTACAGATCACAATTAAACCTATTAAAGACGATTTTCCCAATGCCCTGTGCAGCACAGGTCCATCTTGTGCTTTTCCTGTCCAAGAATGTGCAAAATGTGCATATggctttttttaacctttcaacATACTTTCTTCAGTAAATCTGCTTTTCCACTAATTTGAAGTTCAAAATTTTAAGTTCTTTCTGTATTCCTTCGCCCATCAACAGTAGATGTAAACACGTCTATTCTCCTTCAGTTCATTAAATAGCATAATATATAGCCATACATATCCATATATCATTCTGACACATCAGAATGAAAAACATGCATTGCCACTAAGGATTTactattatttatatttcatattgGTTATCTTCCTAAAAGAAgtttcaaatgaaacaaaaaatcatAGGAATACAAATTCACTATCTACTAATTATCAATAGTAGCAGGATGAAGGTCAGACATGATgtcttaaaaatgaaagtgaaatctTTTTAGTACCTTAAGGTACTGCTATCACTGTTAGCCTGTAAAAATAGGGTCCTTTTATCAAACTGTAAAACAAACTTTGCCCTTTTTGAGGTACTGATCACACACAACCTTTATGCAATTAGAGGTCCATTAACACCCAGGTGGAGATGTTTAAATGGATCTTAGGTTTTTAATACACTTTTCACTAAATTGGAAAAGAATATGTACTTAAATTGCCTAGATTGCTCTGGAAATCTTGACGTGGTTACTTAAAAAGGTTGCtttaataaatatgtataaaGAACTACATAAAAATGCTTAATAAAAGTGCTCTTTAAGAAGATTACTTACTGGATTTTCTTCAGTAAGCTCATAGCCATACTATTTTCATTACTAAATTTATCCTTACAATTACTTTTGTGAGACAAGCTCTTCTCATACTTCATATGCAAGAAATTGAAACAGAAATCATAAATGATTTGCACAAAGCCCAACAGTTGCATCAGAACCCAAGGCACCTGATTCTAGAGTTTAAGTCCTCTTCACAAATACAAATCTTAACCGCAAGTCAGCCTTTCCCTTTGAAGCAATACACACCATATTTACAGAGCCATTATAATACCCACTTCATCAAAAAGATAAAGAGCAccaacaaatattttgtttaaaatagtaAGGCGAGATATTACATTAAACTTCTTCCTTACATGTGAAGAATGGAAGCATCTTTGATGAAGTAATTGATAAAATCATTTCAAACTGTTCTAAACACCTTCCAGGCCATCCTAAATGACCAATAGTTGAAACAGACTTCAGCAAAATATGTCTCCCCTCCCTTCTACACAGCCTGTCATAAACTCAGAGTTGCCCACTCCTTCAGAACACAGCTAAATGAGCTCTTAGGCTACAAATCCTCAAGATGCAGTGAGCCAACTGTATTACTCACACTCACTGCCAGAAACAGAGTTCCTGCTTCTGACTGCATGCCTCTGGTGCTTaccttctgctggctctggtaTTTCTTCGATCCTTCTGTGAGCTGATTTAACTCTCTAAAAACATAACAGAAATCCAGCACAAAAATGGACAAATTTCTCTTGTTAAGTCAACGAATAGCAAAGCCTGAGAAGTACCAGAACTTGTAGGCAGAAGGCAGCAGGATCACCTAGTCCAAGCTGAGGCAGCAAGTCTTCCTCCTTTTGGCAATGAGGAAATCAGCTTGTCTATAGTCCAAGCAGATTCTGTACACCTTTAATTTCTGTTCTGAGGTATCAGCTGCTTCAACTTCCTGTCTGCCTTAAATTCTCTCAAGTAGCCTCACTAAAAGGCAGCTatgttttttttgaaaaacagagatGTCAGACGTAACACAGAAGAAAGACTACTAAAAATCTGTAAATAAGGCTAAGGAATTAAAACTGAACTATAGCAAACACTTACTTTCTACAGAAAGACAACCTTGCATTATACTAGTAACTGCAGTAAGAAAGTTATCAAATAAGCTTTGCCTAGTGGCATTTATGATGGCCCAAGACCACATTACAACTTTAAGTGACCAAGTGACTTTAAGTGACCAAAGCACTCTGGCTAGAACCTTTTTTCTCACTTGACACACACAGACTCCAgctctaaatttaaaaaaaaaaaaaaattggtaccATTGTACCTAGCATTAGTTCAGCAGCAGACCAATACACTTCTACAAATCATTTTATCACAAAGGtgtctgaaaaggagaggaaTAACATACATGATTGAGGAAATAACATTAGGTAACAAGATTTTTGGGCTTGGATTGTTCAGATAACACGTTTCTGTGGGTGGGGCAGACTTTTCTGTTGAGGAAGGCCGGGGAGTGATACACTGCATCTAATCCTGATGTACAAAGAAATTGCCTGGACCTTAATATATCAGTCctaagaaaaagagaagtgtGGAATATTCCATATGCTCCTTCCAGAGTTTTATTAGGATCCTTACAATCCCTGTCAATTTTTTTACTCTGACCTCAAGAGACTTTCATCTTTTCATGGCCTAAATTCTCCATTCTCCCTTAAAGACAGATCAAGACTGTGAACAGACGCAATGAAAGAAGGCAGAAATATTGCTGTTCTTACCTTTGTAACAAGGAAAAATGCATCAGTATGATTAATTACTGAACAAATCATGATTAAAACAAGTTAATGCAATTTAATTGTCATTCCAATTACTGTTAAACAAAAGTAACTCGTGGCTTGTACTTTCCAGGACAGCATAGTTACAAAGCTAGTTGCTCCATCTTCAAAGAACTGCTCCCTGTTTTTCCTATGAATTTTTCAGTAAGATGCTGCTGAAAGAGGAGTTTTTtgtgggggttgtttttgtttttttttttctttttctttttcttttcttttttctttttttttttttttttaaaaaccaaaggcAACATGACACTTATTTCAGTAAATCCTTCCAGCTAGAATATCCAAATATCCTCTTGTCTCTACTGGATATATTTTTACTtaatacacaaaacaaaaagaccattcaagcaaaacaaaaacaagaccaAAAATGTGCAGCTTACTTTGCAAAGACTGAAATCTTTCATTGTCCAAAAAACATTGGTTTATTTCTTCTCCAACATCTTAAAAGTTGACTTTTAAGCAAACGAGTACTTACTCTCTTGCAGCTTTTATGTTTCACAGCATACTTCTAAGTATATATTCTAAGACAATTTATAGCCCTCCTAAGTGTTTGGCAGAACAAATAAATGCATTAGAATTGATTTTGCTTCAGGTATAGTTTAGGTGAATGTTAAATACCATTTTTGGAATCAGATATACATTACCCATACTGCATGGATACTGTTAAGAAGTTAGCAACTGTAAAAACGGAAGAGAACAGcatttatgctaaaaaaaaaaaaaaaaagaaaaaacttacgGACAGCTGCTAAATGGGGTTTGGCAGGTACTGCTGTCATTTTAAGTTGCAAATTTGTGCAAGTCTAGTGGAAAACAATcaattttttcaacttttctctGAAGTTCCTGGGTAGCTCGAAAAGATACTGCAGTACAGACAAACACGCATGCTCAAAGAACAAAGTTTTGCCAGTTACTTAGCATACCTAGAGATAGCCATATACTttggaaaataattgaaaagatGAGTGGGATTTACCTTCCTACTAtacttttagtttttttctttcattttaaaaattttgttctgtatttggcCTCAAATCATACCACTGATAAGATGAATGCACAGCACACAGAAAACAGTATGAACCAAAAGTGTTGCAGAAGTGATACATGTGATTTAGAAACGAAAGATCCAAGATAAAGGTTCACCATGTTATATAGATACCTTGGATTCATAATTAACTTGACAGAGCTTAAAAGACTTTCTGATACAggatgctttgctttttttgcccCCAAAGAGTTTTTAGGAGAAAGTAGATCAGAATAGAAGTGGGCAATAAAAAGTGGAACGTCCTTGAACTAAAGTGTACAGGCAGCaaacaatgtaaaataaaatgattttaTATGTAACACATATGACAAGCTGATACAGCAAATTACTTACTCAGTAAACCCATGACTCAATTTTGAAAGATTTGTTCATTTCAGAACTCAACAGCAAGTATAAAACATTAAAGCCATCTTACGACTGAACTCCACTTCTAttatctttgaattttttttaatacattgtcTTATGATTAAGACATTCGTTACTGTTTAGCACATCATATAATTTATAATAATTCTCTGCAGAACAATATAGTTAATTCAGTATCATCAATAACTTTATACAGATACAGTATTGAAGCCATGTCCTCTTTTGCTTACTGTCAAGTACAAAACAGCTTATATAGACTAAAAAAAGCTACACACCACAGTTGTAGCATACCGTATTTTGTGCCTGATTAAAGTTTACAGTAGTGGCTTTTTGATCTTTCAAGACAAATAAACATGATACCACATAACAAACGGTTGTGCAAACTCAGGCTTAGGAGGAAGACTTAACTACCTCCTTTTTCCAGAACTACTTTTCCCTGCTTTACTGCTGCTACTACCAGACTTGCTGGAAGATTTTGAAGAGAAAAGTCTTGTCATGAATTCAGAGACATCCGGCAGCTCATGGTTGGAATTCAGCATGTTCATTGACTGCTCCATTTCCTGCATGCAAAGATTAAATAACCTTAATAGCTCGTAACAATTCTGGCTGTTTCTAAGGCATCAGTTGAAAGATCGTATCAGGAAGATGTCAAATTTTCCCAAATACTGTTTTACTATTTGTAGTCCTCCAGGGTACATATTGCTACATATTTTTATGCAACCGCAGCCAAATACCCAGCTACACACAGAAACATAAAACCCCAGAACTAAAAGCACAGGTGTATGGAAAAAGGTAACCATGTCTTAAGCAGTCTTACAGGGCAATCatgtgatttaaaacaaaaaattctaaaagaaaaaaatgccattacttattttcagcattactttcctccattttaaaatttaagcttTTGTTTAGATTTTCAGATCTGTGTTCTCATAGATTTCACATActtttgtgttttcaaattagTATTATTTATGCTAAATCTAACAAATTTTTGAAGCTGATTGAAGGGATTAGATATTTTTATTGCCCCACTTCGTAACATCAAGCTATTAGTGTACAGCAGCtaagttttctttgtttcatgaaAGGAAGGATTTTAATATGAGACCATATATCCAGCTAAGCTTAATGTAACTTTAGAGTTTAGGATAGTAGCTCTACGAGACGAATTAGTacggtttaaaacaaacaaaccaaccctgaaGTGCTTTTAATGCATACAACAGCTGAACTGCACATCCACAATGTGATAATGCTTATAGTAATTGCGAATTTAATGTGGGATTGTCACCTTGCTCTTCTAGTTACCATTCAGAATGATACAGCTTTAACTGTTTTCAAggtacaaatgaagaaaaagctgtTATGGTAGCCTTTGTTACTGCATCTATACCATATCTGTACTTAGTGCCTCTACAACAAGCAGTTACTAAATCATTAACTTTCTATATAAACTAGTACTGTGCTGATTCCATAAAGAAGAAACAAGCTGACTTGAAAAATGTAATACAAGCTCCATACCCTCCGCAAGCAAACTGAAGTTGGATATACGCTTAAGAATTTAATACATGGTCATCTAGAGAATGCCATTGCAACTGAGTTCTTAAAAACTACCTTCTcctattctttaaaaataatttaaattacaagCAAGATTCCTTCAACTTAAAATTTCTCCTTAACGAGTCATATCAGTCAGCTAATAAGAACTAAATCATCAGACATTCTGATGGTTCACCATCAGAACAGCCTGTTTGTAAGCAGTGTCAGATCAGTGAAAAAAGTAAGgaatttaagtgtttttttttaaaattcaacttCCAAAGTTCAGCTTGGTTTGAAGAACATGCCATGGATATCTAGCATATCTTCGTATCCTGTTTTTAATCAATATTAAAGCCCGAAGAGCATTACATAGCTCCGATATGGTTTTTATaggtattactttaaaaaaaaaaaaaaaaaaaagactcaaacacCTATAAAGTACTACTGAAGACAGTGGTCATTTAGAGGAAAAGGAGTTTAAATTAACCAAACCCTTAAAAAGCAGCCACCCAGGACAGACAAGGAATacttctaaaaataagaaaagatttaGCAAACACCTTGAATCTCCATTTTGTCCTAGCCTTCTGCTATTCGGCATTTTGCATGATGAAAGGACAATAAATCAGATAATTTAATGACTACAATAAGACTTCATATCATATACACTATTGTGACATCTGGATTTAACAGTCTTGTAAACTATGTGGTTTAAGTTAATGGATAAGAGAACCCCACGATACTCTTCTCAACACACTTGATACTTATTAAATGATGTCTAAAAATGAAGTGCTAGATTTAAACATAGCGCAGAAATACATTGGAAATTTATAGAAAAAATGGCCttcaagaaattatatttatCGCTCTAAAGAAACTCTGGAAAACACCATTCATACTGTAGTACTTTCAAGGCTGTGCCAAACAATTTAATTGTGTTGTGCTGTCTAACAGCAAATTCTTGAGTCAGAAATGTCAGAATTCATTGTTAGAACAGCAACACTGTATTAACTGAATAAATGATGCCCATTAAGACTTCTTTAAAAgtccatttttgtttttatttgttttctgtaccTTAAAATCTCATTATCTTTGTTCTCTATGTCTGCATCAATTGAACGTACTTACCCGTCTCATATCAGGATCACTGGTGTTGACAACTTTAGGCAAAAGCACAAATATCAGTAATGGAAGAACCATCATCATCACctacacagaaaacagcaaatatttcttcaGCTTATTTATTGTTCCAGACATTTTTAGACGTACTGACATAAAGCTTTTAGCTAAACAGCCGAATTTTGGAACTACTGCATTCTGAGTCAGTAACCCAGTAACAGTAATCCTCTTGTCAAGAAAGAAACTTGATAAGGAAGTATTATGCTTTAAATAACAGATTTCAAAGTTGGACCATTAAAGTAAATGCTTGTTATCTCTTTCAACTGTTGTAATTACAATCTCGCAACATGTTGATCTCCACACTACTAGAACAACATCATGTTGTCAAAGGAACCACACTATGGGCTATTTTCAGAGGATATACATTAACAGAGTGGGTATATAGGGGAGGAGAGGTCACAGAAGAactttgtttttcacttgtttacaaataaagaaataaaaaaatcctctcaGAAGAGCAAAGTGTACACATCTTTTCTCAATTATTTTATTCTCCGTATTCTGAAGAATAGCTATATTTGGATCCTTAGCATACTTTTAACCTTTGTGTGTTGCTCGTACATACCATAGGGTTCATGAGGAAATCTGTCCATCCCCAAGATTCTCTCTTTATAAAATACGAAGGAGGTCCAGAAGATTTCATCTGCAGTGGGTATGGCAGCCTGACAACTTCAGAGGTTTTGATGTAATTCACATATCTTGCTCTAATGagcaaaatgtaaataattaaaaatataaatacaatctttatcaaaaaataaagattatttaatAATATTCCAAACGAAGTTCTAATAATAGACTACAAACAAAACTATCTGCTAGGCAGTGTCAGCGAGGCTTCACTTTTCAGAAGCTAATTTCTCTCACAGTATACTTTATGGAATCAAATGAtactttacctttttttccagGCTAGCTATTAAGCAGGCTAAAAAACTTCATACGGAAAACAGACCTGCACATCAGAAACATCAGAACTATTTGTTCAGATGTgacttctgcaaaacattttctctCGCTTTGGTAATGAGCGAGAAAAGCtacaatgtttaaaaagaaagtacagaTTTGAACAGTGCAGTGTAGCTTAAACAGAGTTTG
It contains:
- the EMC7 gene encoding endoplasmic reticulum membrane protein complex subunit 7; the encoded protein is MAARRGAACLVLLWLFASPLPDGACGSEAAGTAESPGGAGPGERFKIEGRAVVPGVKPQDWIAGARVLVDGEEHVGFLKTDGSFVVHDVPSGSYVVEVISPAHKFEPVRVDITSKGKMRARYVNYIKTSEVVRLPYPLQMKSSGPPSYFIKRESWGWTDFLMNPMVMMMVLPLLIFVLLPKVVNTSDPDMRREMEQSMNMLNSNHELPDVSEFMTRLFSSKSSSKSGSSSSKAGKSSSGKRR